In Candidatus Jettenia caeni, a single window of DNA contains:
- a CDS encoding putative short chain oxidoreductase: MVTGASSGIGKAVALSLAAQGATVCLVGRNISSLEAMMKDTRGTPSCIRGYQTDLTVDDDIQKLKTSLQQDFGHIDMLIHSAGIFSMGMLESAPVKDLDKQYQTNVRAPYLLTQVLLPMIISRCGQIVFVNSSSGLNIKQNLSQYAATKHALKAIADTLRTEVNAYGIRVLSIYPGRTATPMQEVVHKMEGKTYYPERFMQTKDIASVIIHALTLPRSAEVTDINIRPFIKFD; this comes from the coding sequence GTGGTAACAGGGGCAAGTAGTGGTATCGGCAAGGCCGTTGCTTTGAGTCTTGCAGCACAAGGCGCTACCGTTTGCCTTGTAGGAAGAAATATATCTTCCCTTGAGGCTATGATGAAAGACACCCGGGGAACGCCATCCTGCATCAGGGGTTATCAGACTGATTTAACCGTAGACGATGATATTCAGAAGTTAAAGACATCTCTGCAACAGGATTTTGGACATATTGACATGCTCATTCACAGCGCCGGTATTTTTTCAATGGGTATGCTTGAGTCTGCTCCGGTTAAAGACCTTGATAAACAATATCAGACCAATGTTCGTGCTCCTTACCTGCTTACTCAAGTACTCTTACCTATGATTATTTCCCGATGCGGACAGATCGTATTTGTAAATTCCAGCTCCGGATTGAATATAAAGCAAAATTTGAGTCAGTACGCAGCAACAAAACATGCACTCAAGGCTATTGCAGATACGTTAAGAACCGAAGTGAATGCGTATGGTATTCGTGTTTTAAGCATTTATCCAGGGCGAACCGCCACTCCTATGCAGGAGGTTGTTCATAAGATGGAAGGAAAAACATACTATCCGGAACGGTTTATGCAAACGAAAGATATTGCATCGGTAATTATCCATGCACTCACCTTACCCCGAAGCGCTGAAGTTACTGATATTAATATAAGACCTTTTATTAAGTTTGATTAG
- a CDS encoding dTDP-4-dehydrorhamnose 3,5-epimerase, which produces MIFTETKLKDAYCIGLEKLEDDRGFFARTWCRREFREKGISFNLVQGNVSFNKKRGTLRGMHYQAAPYEEAKLVWCIRGAMYDVIIDLRPYSETFKQWISVDLTAENKKLLYIPEGFAHGFLTLTDNTEVFYLMSEFYVPGSARGVRWNDPSFQIHWPAEVTVISEKDRQYPDF; this is translated from the coding sequence ATGATATTTACCGAGACCAAACTCAAGGACGCCTATTGTATAGGACTTGAGAAATTAGAAGATGACCGGGGGTTTTTTGCCCGAACATGGTGTCGTCGTGAGTTCAGGGAAAAAGGGATTTCCTTCAACCTGGTACAAGGGAATGTTTCTTTCAACAAAAAAAGAGGCACCCTTCGGGGTATGCATTATCAGGCCGCTCCTTATGAGGAGGCGAAACTGGTTTGGTGTATCAGGGGAGCAATGTACGATGTCATTATCGATCTGCGGCCATATTCAGAAACCTTTAAACAATGGATATCCGTAGATTTAACTGCCGAAAATAAGAAATTGCTCTATATTCCGGAGGGCTTTGCTCATGGGTTCTTAACCCTTACGGACAATACGGAAGTTTTTTATTTAATGTCGGAGTTCTATGTGCCTGGATCAGCACGGGGTGTCCGGTGGAATGATCCTTCGTTTCAAATACATTGGCCGGCAGAGGTAACAGTGATCTCAGAAAAAGACAGGCAATATCCGGATTTTTAA
- a CDS encoding C-methyltransferase: MITNTENRCRFCKSHLNHTFVDLGMSPLANSYLKTEQLQHMEPFYPLHVYVCKACLLVQLPLFESPDNIFSDYAYFSSYSDSWLKHARDYTKLMVERFGFDLRSIVVEIASNDGYLLQYFKERGIPVLGIEPAKNVAKAAEKAGIPTIVTFFGTQTALKLLNEGKQADLLIGNNVLAHVPDVNDFVKGMKIFLKPKGVITMEFPHLMQLMNENQFDTIYHEHFSYFSFITVEKIFAHHGLTIFDVDELPTHGGSLRIYARHAEDASQPVSQRVTDLRTREEAAGFGGLEHHLSFTEKVKKTKRNILTFLIETKQKGKSIVGYGAPAKGNTLLNYCSIRSDFIDYTVDRSPHKQGHYLPGTHIPIHSPDTIRETKPDYLLILPWNIREEVMEQMSYIREWGGQFIVFIPEVKIYP; encoded by the coding sequence ATGATAACAAATACAGAAAACAGATGCCGTTTTTGTAAATCTCATTTGAATCATACCTTTGTGGATTTAGGGATGTCGCCCCTGGCAAATTCTTATTTAAAAACTGAACAACTTCAACACATGGAACCCTTTTATCCACTGCATGTATACGTATGCAAAGCGTGTCTTTTAGTTCAGTTACCATTGTTTGAATCTCCCGATAATATCTTCAGTGATTATGCCTATTTCTCATCATACTCTGATTCCTGGCTGAAACATGCACGGGATTATACGAAACTCATGGTTGAACGTTTTGGATTTGATCTCCGGAGTATTGTAGTTGAGATTGCGAGCAATGATGGTTATCTTCTTCAATATTTTAAAGAAAGAGGGATACCGGTATTGGGTATTGAGCCTGCAAAAAATGTGGCAAAAGCAGCAGAGAAAGCAGGGATTCCAACCATCGTTACATTTTTTGGAACTCAGACAGCCCTGAAGTTGCTCAATGAGGGTAAACAGGCCGATCTTTTGATAGGAAACAACGTTCTGGCCCATGTGCCAGACGTAAATGATTTTGTGAAAGGAATGAAGATATTTTTAAAACCAAAAGGTGTTATTACCATGGAATTCCCTCATCTCATGCAACTTATGAATGAGAATCAGTTCGACACTATCTATCATGAACATTTTTCATATTTTTCCTTTATCACGGTAGAGAAAATTTTTGCGCATCATGGTTTAACTATTTTTGATGTGGATGAGCTGCCTACCCATGGTGGCTCTTTAAGGATTTACGCCAGGCATGCAGAAGATGCTTCTCAACCGGTAAGCCAAAGGGTAACGGATTTAAGAACCAGGGAAGAGGCTGCTGGCTTTGGGGGGCTGGAACATCATCTTTCATTTACCGAAAAGGTAAAGAAGACAAAAAGAAATATCTTAACCTTCCTGATTGAAACAAAGCAAAAAGGTAAATCTATCGTTGGATATGGCGCTCCGGCGAAAGGGAATACCCTTCTTAATTACTGCAGTATTCGCTCAGATTTTATTGATTACACGGTAGATCGCAGCCCCCATAAACAAGGCCATTACTTGCCGGGAACTCATATACCTATTCATAGTCCCGACACAATCAGAGAGACAAAGCCTGATTACCTCTTAATCCTCCCGTGGAATATCAGAGAAGAGGTCATGGAGCAAATGTCTTATATACGGGAATGGGGTGGTCAGTTCATTGTATTCATTCCTGAGGTTAAGATATATCCATGA
- a CDS encoding translation elongation factor P: protein MEIHEIKKIVDNVDGWLTDKEGELLYTLAKNCTSENVIVEIGSWKGKSTIWLGMGSKRGNKLKIYAIDPHKGHKHRSDKIETFEEFQRNIKNAKIDDIITPIVKTSEEAAKNFDEPIKLIFIDGNHEYDHVKLDVELWFPKVTEGGILAFHDTASGNRWTGPKRVVKELVYKSKKLRNVRFVNSITIVEKVKRTSLKDRIMNRYTFLLKDLYEYTNKLNLPKPLRVIGKMLIRQ, encoded by the coding sequence ATGGAAATACATGAGATTAAAAAAATAGTTGATAATGTTGATGGTTGGTTAACAGATAAAGAGGGAGAATTGCTTTATACTTTAGCTAAAAATTGTACGAGTGAAAATGTGATTGTAGAAATTGGTTCATGGAAAGGAAAATCAACAATATGGTTAGGCATGGGCTCAAAACGGGGAAATAAATTGAAGATCTATGCAATCGATCCTCACAAAGGACATAAACACAGATCCGATAAGATTGAAACTTTTGAGGAGTTTCAAAGGAATATTAAGAATGCAAAAATTGATGATATAATAACTCCTATTGTGAAAACTTCAGAAGAAGCAGCTAAAAATTTTGATGAGCCTATTAAACTCATTTTCATAGACGGAAACCATGAATATGATCATGTAAAATTAGATGTTGAGCTATGGTTTCCAAAAGTAACAGAAGGCGGTATTTTAGCCTTTCATGATACGGCAAGCGGAAATAGATGGACGGGACCTAAAAGGGTTGTTAAAGAACTTGTCTATAAGTCAAAAAAGCTCAGGAATGTCAGATTTGTGAATTCTATTACCATCGTTGAAAAGGTGAAACGAACCTCTTTGAAAGACAGAATTATGAATAGATACACCTTTCTGTTAAAAGATCTTTATGAATATACAAATAAGCTGAATTTACCTAAGCCACTTCGGGTAATAGGAAAGATGCTTATAAGACAATAA